The proteins below come from a single Argentina anserina chromosome 1, drPotAnse1.1, whole genome shotgun sequence genomic window:
- the LOC126783733 gene encoding subtilisin-like serine-protease S encodes MASFCSAWSRSSILFLLVCVLVAQISTCFSSKVYVVYMGSKNGEDPDEILAQNHQMLASVHTGSIEEAQASHIHSYRHGFKGFAARLTDHQAFRISKMPGVVSVFPNLKRTLHTTHSWDFMGLLGEQTLEVSGFNIQNQVNVIVGFIDTGIWPESPSFNDANMPPVPTRWKGVCQSGEVFNASTCNRKMIGARYYKSGYEAEEDSADTVAFSSPRDSAGHGSHTASIAAGRYVSNMTYKGLASGGARGGAPMARIAVYKTCWDTGCYDVDLLAAFDDAIRDGVHILSLSLGPDAPQGNYFTDAISVGSFHAARHGILVVASAGNEGHPGSATNLAPWMITVAASSTDRDFTSDIVLGNGVNVTGESLSVFGMKAPASIISASEAFAGYFTPYQSSYCLESSLNKTKARGKVLVCHHAESSTESKLAKSVVVKDAGGVGMVLIDEADMDVAVPFVIPSAIIGKRIGKHLLSYINHTRQPMSRILPAKTTLGLKSAPRVTAFSAKGPNALTPEILKPDITAPGLNILASWSPAVADKHFNILSGTSMACPHVTGIATLIKAIHPSWSPAAIRSAIMTTATLLDKKHKPIIVDPEGKKGNAFDYGSGFLNPTRALDPGLVYDAQPADYVSFLCSVGYDKKSLHQITIDNSTCAQAFRTASDLNYPSITVPNLEGNISVTRTVTNVGKPQNIYKAAVSSPKGIKVTVIPNRLVFTSLGQKISFTVNFKVVAPSKGYTFGFLSWMSGRSSVTSPLVVQVAHSSSGLLR; translated from the exons GTGTATGTGGTTTATATGGGAAGCAAAAATGGTGAAGACCCAGATGAGATTTTGGCGCAAAACCATCAAATGCTTGCTTCTGTTCATACAGGAag CATTGAGGAAGCTCAAGCATCTCACATTCATAGCTACCGACACGGTTTCAAAGGCTTTGCTGCAAGGTTGACTGATCACCAAGCTTTCCGAATTTCAA AGATGCCTGGAGTTGTTTCAGTTTTTCCCAACTTGAAAAGGACTTTGCACACTACACATTCTTGGGATTTCATGGGTCTGTTGGGCGAACAGACCTTGGAAGTTTCTGGCTTTAACATCCAGAACCAAGTAAATGTCATTGTGGGCTTCATTGACACTG GAATTTGGCCTGAATCTCCAAGTTTTAATGATGCCAACATGCCTCCAGTGCCAACTAGGTGGAAGGGGGTTTGTCAATCAGGAGAGGTATTCAATGCTTCAACTTGCAACAG AAAAATGATTGGGGCTAGATACTATAAGTCTGGTTATGAAGCCGAGGAAGATTCAGCAGACACAGTGGCATTTAGTTCCCCAAGGGACAGTGCTGGTCATGGCAGCCACACAGCTTCTATAGCTGCTGGTCGTTATGTGTCAAACATGACTTACAAGGGATTGGCTTCCGGAGGAGCTAGAGGAGGTGCACCGATGGCTAGGATTGCTGTATACAAAACTTGTTGGGACACTGGCTGTTACGATGTTGACTTACTAGCAGCTTTTGATGATGCAATTAGAGACGGAGTTCACATTCTGTCTCTGTCTCTTGGCCCTGACGCGCCTCAGGGAAACTATTTCACTGATGCCATTTCTGTGGGGTCATTCCATGCTGCTAGGCATGGAATTCTAGTGGTTGCTTCAGCTGGAAATGAAGGACACCCAGGTTCAGCAACAAATCTCGCCCCATGGATGATCACTGTTGCTGCAAGTTCAACAGATAGGGATTTCACTTCTGACATCGTTCTAGGAAATGGTGTTAATGTCACG GGTGAAAGCCTCAGTGTCTTTGGAATGAAAGCGCCGGCAAGTATCATTTCAGCCTCTGAAGCCTTTGCAGGGTACTTCACTCCGTATCAATCCAG TTATTGTTTAGAAAGTTCCTTGAATAAGACCAAGGCCAGAGGCAAGGTTCTGGTCTGTCATCATGCTGAAAGTTCAACAGAGTCAAAACTGGCAAAAAGTGTGGTAGTTAAAGACGCTGGTGGTGTTGGGATGGTTCTTATTGATGAGGCAGATATGGATGTTGCTGTCCCGTTTGTTATCCCTTCAGCAATTATTGGAAAGAGGATAGGAAAACATCTTCTATCTTATATTAATCACACACG CCAACCAATGTCAAGAATTCTCCCTGCAAAGACCACGCTGGGATTAAAATCTGCACCTCGTGTTACAGCATTTTCTGCAAAAGGTCCCAATGCTTTGACACCTGAAATTCTGAAG CCTGATATCACAGCTCCTGGACTGAACATTCTTGCATCCTGGTCCCCAGCAGTAGCTGATAAGCATTTCAACATTCTTTCTGGTACTTCCATGGCTTGCCCACATGTAACAGGAATTGCCACTTTGATAAAAGCTATTCATCCTTCATGGTCTCCAGCAGCTATTAGATCTGCAATCATGACTACTG CTACTCTTCTGGACAAGAAGCACAAGCCGATTATAGTGGACCCTGAAGGCAAAAAGGGTAATGCATTTGATTATGGCTCAGGCTTCCTGAACCCAACAAGAGCACTTGATCCTGGTCTTGTCTATGATGCACAGCCGGCAGATTATGTATCATTCCTTTGTTCAGTTGGATATGATAAGAAGTCATTGCATCAAATCACAATAGACAACAGTACATGTGCTCAGGCATTCAGAACAGCGTCCGACCTTAACTATCCATCTATCACTGTACCAAATCTCGAAGGGAACATCTCAGTAACTAGAACAGTCACCAACGTTGGGAAGCCACAAAATATCTACAAAGCTGCTGTATCCTCACCCAAAGGAATCAAAGTAACTGTTATCCCAAATCGACTTGTGTTCACCAGCCTCGGTCAGAAGATAAGCTTCACTGTGAATTTCAAGGTGGTTGCTCCATCAAAGGGATACACATTTGGGTTCTTGTCATGGATGAGTGGAAGATCAAGTGTTACTAGCCCTCTTGTTGTCCAGGTTGCACATTCAAGCTCCGGTCTGCTGAGATAA